Genomic segment of Mercurialis annua linkage group LG6, ddMerAnnu1.2, whole genome shotgun sequence:
GgcttaatgcttagattaacttgatctattaatctatgtttagagactagttaattaggcgagagtcaattAATTAGACGGACTTAGTTGATCACAAACCTAAAATCTAATCACGCTAGGGCGGTTTAGGGATTAGGTGGTTAGAAGTTAGCTTCGCGATTGGATTTGATTGTCATTTGTTGaattctaattacgcgagagcgatttagactTCAACTTGATAATCTAATCTCAATTAgacctaattgcggactcgagagagcggattaggcaatCTAGGAAAACTTGACCCGAACCGATAACACTACTATACCCAATTTTCTAGGATTCGTTAGTGGCATGATTTAACAACCTCTAAACGCCTTTTCCTATTGTTTTACCCCGTTTATTAATTAAgtgatttagtttttaattgcttAAAGTGTTGATTTCACTAGTTTTAAATTCCGTAGTCATTTCTAAAATTCCAATTgatcgttgctttccgaattgaatttcccaTTACatgttcgctcactttaaacctcttgtcttcgtgggatcgattccgtatttccggattactacaagttagtaaatttgctaacaagtttttggcgccgttgccggggacaaggttgcgtttaattgattgaaagtattgtgaaattcggtcgagttagcgtattttctgtttttggtttattgttattaattatctttcgtggtttacactcggtcttcttgttgttgttgtgtagggaatttgatttttgtgtatgcacaatacgcgACGAGCAAATCTACCACTAGAACCGTTCCAAGATAACCTCGGTAACTACGAAAGAAGTGTAAGAAGAAGAGCCCGTATACCCGAAGTTATGAATAACGAGGGAAACAATTATGATGAAGAGGGGAGGTTCAATCCTCTAATGGATGGgggggaacaacaatatccacccgcTCCTCCATTAGGGAATGTGAACCGACCAAGGCAACAAGACCACCCAAGGGATGATCGACCCCAAGCGCACGCACACGTGCCAAaccaacaaagacaaactttgggtgagtttttcttgccggatgtggacaatgcaacttttggatgcttcgcaatgccggttcaagcggcaacttttgagatcaagccgagtaccattcaacttttggaaaatcgttgtgccttctttgggttgagtcatgaggatcctaatgagcatatcgccaagtttttgggtgttctaaacactttcaagcttcatgggataacggcGGACCAAATTAAACTTCGGATGTTTCCTTTTTCCTTGAGGGACAAGGCTAGCATTTGGTTGCATTCTCTACCTAATGAGTCCATTCACAATTGGAGGGAGTTGGCTCAAGCCTTCCTTaacaaatatttccctcatggcaAGACTACAAAGTTGACTAAAGACATACTTGAGTTTGTCCAATTTGAAGGAGAATCACTTCATGAAGCATGGGAGCGGTTCAAAGATTTACAACGAAGTGTACCACATCATCGGCTCAATAGAGAGCATGTTATACAAATCTTCTATGATGGGACGAATGTCACTACCCGAGCTACTATCGATGCGGCTTCGGGGGGGTCACTCATGCAAAAGACCTATGAGGAAGCCCTTGAATTGGTGGAGAAATTGGCCGTGGTTAGTAGTACTTGGGGTCCTATGGAAAGAAGAGCGCCACCTACTCAAAAGTCACTCatgactcttgatcaagtgAGGGAGATGGAGTCCATCAAAGCCGCAAATGCTTCGCTTCAAGCTCAAGTGGATGCTCTCAAGAAACAAGTCGCTCCGATGCAAAGAAACGCTCCGGTGGCTTATGTGCAAGTAGGTTGTGAATTTtgtggtgattttggccattcggGAGGAGAATGCCTAGTTACGGGTCAAGCCTTGAGTGAGCAAGTCAACTACATAGGGGGACAAAGGCAAGCTAATGACCCCTATTCGAACACCtacaaccccggatggaggaatcatccaaacttcgggtggagaaatcaagaagggcaaggcaatgctcaagggcCTAATCAAGCGGGTCCAAGCTTCCAAGGTGGAAATAGACCTCCCCAACAACAAGGGAATTACCATCACAATCAAGGTCATGGCAACAATGCGGGTGCTAGACCTCAACATCCTCCCGGGTTTCAACCTCAAAGAAACATGGATGAAGGGAATATGCTTGCTAAGTTGATGGATGAGCTTAGAGAGATGAAGCAACTTCAAAAGAATCAAGCCGCCACTAATCAAATGCTTGAGACTCAAATCTCTCAACTTGCTATCAATCTTCAAggtagaccacaagggggattgccatctactacggagaacaaccctagagaacatgttaaggcggtagagctccgaagcgggagaactcttgagaaagccaacggaaagaggcaagttgttgaggaggatgagcctcaagtggtaattgacatagcaagttcaagtcaagagttgccaaaggattgtgaggaagtggttgtcgaggttgaagagccctatgtgaggccaccaccacctccaccgtttgtaccaccggttccattcccaagccggttgaggaaagctcaagggaacgaaaaatttcacaagttccttgagattttcaagaaattgcaaatcaatctaagcttggcggatgcacttcgggagatgccccaatatgcaaaattcttgaaagacataattatgaacaagcgtagttgggagcaaggtgggacaataccgctcacggagcattgtagttcaataatccaaagcaatttACCGACAAAGCTTaaagatccagggagtttttctataccttgtaccataggaaatatgaatgctataaattgtttgtgtgatcttggggcaagtattaacttgatgccattgtttctttttaggtctttatttggtgatcaaccggtaaagcgcacctcgatggtattgcaacttgccgatcactctctcaaaaagccgtatgggatagtggaagacgtactcgttaaagtggataaattcatctttccggtggattttgtgatcttagactatgcggtggataaagaatgtcctatgattctcggtcgcccttttatgaacaccgggcgtgctctcatcgatgttcacgccggcaagctcaccttgagaattgatgaggaaagtgtggagtttgatatgaagagagtgatgcggaatgccatcgaggaggaagaTTGCATGAGAATCGATTTGGTTGATGAACTTGTGAGGGATACTCTTGAAGCGAGTGTGGAAGAGTTTAATCAAGACGGAGTGACGGAAAATCAATTTCTGGGTTCCCTACAtgagtgtctcgaatcgagacacccaACTAAAGagagtgtctcgattcgagacactaaTGAAAAGGGAGCAGAAGCTTCCTATGGtgttgtctcgattcgagacagtcCCATAAGTAgactgtctcgaatcgagacaagaGCAAAAGGAGGGGACCCAAatttttctgaaatttcgaaAGTCACCTTCCATTCCGATAATCCGAGTGATGAGTATTCCGAGGAGGATGAACCTAAGCCGGAGAATTTGAACAAGAGTAgtggtgtgactccaccatcttccGAGGTGCCACCACAAGTTGAGTTGAAGCCACTTCCATCTCATCTCCGGTATACCTTTATTGGGGAGAATGAGACCTTGCCAATAATCATCTCGAACAAGCTTTCTAAGGAACAAGAGAGGAGGGTGGTACAAGTGGTGAAGGAACATGTATTAGCAATAgggtggcaaatctccgacattcgtggaataagtcctcaaattgtgatgcataagatcAATCTCGAAGATgagtcaaagaagtcggctcaaaggcaacgaagattgaatccgaatatgaaggaggtagtgcacaaagaAATTGTtaagctcctcgacgccggaataatctaccctatttcggatagtgagtgggtaAGCCCAATCCAATGTGTCCCTAAGAAGGGCGGTATGACAATGGtggagaatgaaaaaggagaacaaatatccacaaggacggtaaccggttggcgagtatgcatcgattatcggaagctcaaTGAGGTAACCCGAAAGGATCACTTCccgctaccatttatcgatcaaatgttagagAGGGTAGCGGGACACAAATTCTACtgtttccttgatgggtactccgggtacaatcaaatattaatcctcccggaagatcaagagaagacgaccttcacatgcccctacggtacctttgcatatcggcgaatgcccttcggactatgcaacgcacccgccacatttcaaagatgtatgacctcaatctttAACGACATGATTGAggatattatggaggtgttcatggacGATTTCTCCGTGTTTGGCGACTCATTCGATGGTTGTTTGGCGAACTTAAGGCGGGTTTTAGCAAGATGTGTTGAGACAAACTTGGTGCTTAATTGGGAAAAGTGCCACTTTatggtggatgaaggcattgtactcgggcataggatatcggaAGCGGGAATCgaagtggatagggcaaaaacagaggttattgaaaaattagtagCTCCGActacggtcaaaggagttcgggcatttttAGGCCATGCGGGCTTCTACCGGCGATTCATTAAGGACTTTTCATCTATTGCACGGCCCTTGACGAGATTGCTAGTTAAAGATGCGCCGTTTGAATTCACAGAGGAATGTCAAGGTGCTTTTGAGAAACTTAAGGAGGCACTTGTGACCGCGCCAATTATATCGTCTCCGGATTGGAACTTGCCCTTTGAGCTCATGTGTGATGCGAGTGACCAAGCCTTAGGGTGTGTTTTGGGTCAAAGGAAGGATAAGAAAGTCCACGTGATTTACTACGCGAGCCGGACCATGGCGGGAGCTCAACTCAATTATACCACAACCGAAAAAGAGATGTTGGCGGTGGTATTTGCGTTAGACAAGTTTCGGCAATATTTGCTCGGATCAAAGGCCATCATTTATACCGATCATGCCGCCTTGAGATATCTTTTTGCTAAGCAAGACGCAAAACCAAGGCTTATTCGATGGATTCTTTTAATGCAAGAGTTTGATGTAGAAATCCGAGACAAAAAGGGAACGGAGAACGTTGTGGCGGATCACCTATCACGGTTAGAAACTCCGGAACCTATTCCAATTGGTGTTGATATTAATGAACGGTTCCCGGATGAAATGTTGATGGTAATCTCGGAAGTGGAGACACCTTGGTATGCGGATATAGCTAATTACTTGTCTTCCAATGTCATGCCACCGGATCTATCGcaccatcaaaagaagaaatttctgagtgatgtgaaacgttttttgtgGGACGAGCCGTATCTTTTCAAGATATGTGGTGATGGGATGATCCGGAGGTGTGTATCTTTGAAGGAAGTGATGCCAATTTTGAGCCATTGTCATGAGGCGGATTACGCCGGGCATTATGGGGCGTCAAGGACCGCGGCTAGAGTGCTAGAAAGTGGGTTCTTTTGGCCTACCCTATTTCGCGATGCCAAGGAGTTTGTGGGGCATTGCGATCGTTGTCAACGAGTAGGGAACATTTCCAAACGAGATGAGATGCCATTGACCTCAATCCAAGAGGTGGAGATCTTTGATGTGTGGGGCATAGATTTCATGGGGCCATTTCCGATGTCTCATGGAAATCTTTTTATCTTGGTTTGTGTGGATTACGTAtcgaaatgggtagaagcggaggctttacCTACAAACGATGCCAAGGTAGTGGTGAAGTTTCTCAAGCGTCTAATTAACCGATTTGGGACTCCAAGGGTTATCATTAGTGATGGGGGGTCGcatttttgcaaccggcaattTGAGGTTTTGATGAAAAAGTACAATGTGTACCACCGAGTTGCTACCCCCTATCACCCCCAAACGAGTGGCCAAGTGGAAGTTTCGAATCGTGAATTGAAGAGAATTTTAGAGAAGACAGTAAATGGGACAAGAAAGGATTGGTCCCTCAAGTTGGATGATGCCTTATGGGCCTACCGCACGGCATTTAAGACACCTCTCGGTATGTCGCCTTATCGAATTGTGTATGGTAAGGGGTGTCACTTGCCGGTTGAATTAGAACACAAAGCCTATTGGGCAATTAAAAAGTTGAACTATGACTTCAAGGCGGCCGGTGAGAAGCGGTTGTTGCAACTTAATGAGCTAGATGAATTCCGACTTGATGCTTATGAGAATGCCAAACTTTATAAAGAAAGAACGAAGAAatggcatgatgctcacatcTCACCCAAGTCATTTGAAGTTGGAGCTTTTGTGTTGCTCTATAATTCAAGGTTGCGGTTGTTTCCGGGAAAATTAAAATCTCGGTGGAGTGGTCCGTATAAGATCCGGCACGTGGCGGTTCATGGAGCAATagaattagaaaatcaaaaggGAGAGACATTCAAGGTCAACGGAAACCGTTGCAAGCCCTACTTGGGACCTTTGACGGGTCAAATAGATGACAAGATCTATCTTGCTCCCCCTTCAACTTAAGTGCCACGGATtgacggtcgagctttcgaccttaaacaagcgcacttgggaggcaatcccaagagaTTTGAATTTTAATGCTTTTAGTTGTTTTCATTTTGCAATTGCCttaagtttttcattttttttgttgttgtttatgATTTGGCGTATTTCATATGTTGTTATGTTCGAGATAATGCGTGGTATGTTCGGTTTTTGGATGTGTAGGAGTTCGGTGGAGCGATTCTTCAAAAAAATCAAGGTTCCCTAAGAAAGGAAAAACAGAATAATCTGTTTTcccttgtctcgaatcgagacaagcTTCTTAGGAagttgtctcgattcgagacaaaagAAGCAGATTATTCTGCTTCTCTTTTcttggtgtctcgaatcgagacacctaTTTAACaagggtgtctcgattcgagacacttgACTTAAAGGGGGGACTTTGAAATTTTCTCATTGGCTCTTATTTGCTTCACATGGATTGATGATGTGGCACGATCCTAACCCTTCAAGATTCAAATTTTTGACATGGATCACCAACTTACAACACATCTTGGCCCTTCAATCCATAGCTATGAATTTAGCCATAAAAAGGACTCCatcacttcatcttctccataaTTCCATACCTAAATTAGAAAACCTCCATATCCAAAAGCTTCTTTCTCTTTCATCAAGCCAAACCTTCAAGAAGCCTTAGCCACCATTCAATCTACCCAAATTCAATTCCAAACACATTTCCGAACACCCTTTACGCCACTCTAGCCATGTCACGAATTACACGATCAAAGAAGACCGTCGCGCAAACTTCGAACCCACCACCACCGGAGGTTGAACCAACGCTAGGAACCTTCCGTTCCAACCGTAAGAAAAGTGCTTCCGGGTCCAACGTTTTCGGAGTTAACACTCCGGGGGCTCTTCGACACCGTTTTGATACGCCTTTTGATATCCGTACCGAGGCGGAAGGGAATAGGTTCAAGAGCCTTAAGAAGAAAGGTATTTCCGTTCCATACAAGATTTGTTGGGAGAGCATGACGAAGTTGAAAATCCATGGGATTGTGAAGCCCTATTTCGATTGGTTGGATTTTACAAAAATGGAGGCTTCTCCACATGAGTATTGTGAGGAACTTACTTATGAGTTCTTCACCACACTCAAACCATCACCAACAAGCGAGACAACTCTCACTTTCCGGCTAGAAGGGAAAGAGCGGGAATACACATTGGCCAACTTGATTGAAGATTTTTCGTTGTGGGATATGGGATTGAAGTTTATACCGGAAGAATTTGATGACAATTTGGTTTGGAATGGGGCATCGGGTAAGGCGGTTTTTGATAGCCACAATGCGAAGCTCAATGA
This window contains:
- the LOC130015704 gene encoding uncharacterized protein LOC130015704, yielding MNNEGNNYDEEGRFNPLMDGGEQQYPPAPPLGNLHGITADQIKLRMFPFSLRDKASIWLHSLPNESIHNWRELAQAFLNKYFPHGKTTKLTKDILEFVQFEGESLHEAWERFKDLQRSVPHHRLNREHVIQIFYDGTNVTTRATIDAASGGSLMQKTYEEALELVEKLAVVSSTWGPMERRAPPTQKSLMTLDQVREMESIKAANASLQAQVDALKKQVAPMQRNAPVAYVQVGCEFCGDFGHSGGECLVTGQALSEQVNYIGGQSFQGGNRPPQQQGNYHHNQGHGNNAGARPQHPPGFQPQRNMDEGNMLAKLMDELREMKQLQKNQAATNQMLETQISQLAINLQVQ